ACGGGGCTATACCCCCGGCGGAGCATCGCCGGTAGGGCCACTAAGGCCATGGTTACCACTGCCGCGCCGATCACCCCCACCATGGCGGCGAGAACGGTGGAAGCGGCAACGGTGGCGACCGCCAGACCGCCCGGGACCCGACCCAGCCACTTGTAGGCGACGTCAAAGATTTCCTCGATGAGCCCAGATTTTTCTAGCATGGAGGCCATGAAAATGAAGAGGGGGATGGCCGCTAGAAGGTACTGGGTCATGTTGTTCCACATGCGCTGGGGCACCAGGGCCAGGGCGTCTGGGCTCCACAGCCAGGCGATGAAGGTTACCGCAACGCCCCCAATCAGAAAGGCCAGGGGATAACCCGTGAAGAGGAGGAGGAAGAGGCTTCCGAACATCAACCAGGTGAGCGTCTCAATGGGCACGATCTTCCTCCTTTCCTAGAAGCAGGAGAAGGTCCCGAATCGCGTTAGCTAGACCCTGTAGGAGCAACAGGGCGGCACCCAGGGGGATAGCCAGCTTGAAGGGAAATATGGGGATGGCCTGGTTGGCCAGGGAAAACTCCCGGTTCTGCCAGGAAGCCAGGAAGAACTTCCAGCCATACACCACCAGGGTGCCAGCAAATAGCGTCAAAAAGACGAAGCCCAGGAGGTTGAACCAGGCCTGTCCCTTGCGGGAAAGGCGGCTATAGAAAACATCCACACCCACGTGGGCTTTTTCCTTCAGGGCGTAAGCCCCAGCAAGCACATACAGGAGGCCAAAGAGAAGCGTGGACACCTCGTGGGCCCACTGGGTGGGGGCGTTGAAGAAGTACCGCCGCACCACTTCGGCGGTAAGGATGAGAACCGCCAGCAAGGTAAGCCAGGCAGCCAACCGCCCTGTCCACAGGCTTAAGGCGTCGATGAGGTTGAGGAGGCGCAGCAGGGTTTGGATCACGGTGCAACCCTCGAGGCTAGAGGCTCAAGCCGCGGATGTCCGCATCGGTAACGTACCCTAAGGCCTTCATGTACTCCAGCTGGCTGGCAAAGGCTTCCCGAGTGTACTTGTCCTGTTTGGCCCACTTGAACCAGATGGGGATGGCCACACGGCGGAACTTGCGCACATCCACCGTGGACAGGCGAATGATCTGCACGCCCGCGGCTTTGTATTTGGGCCAGGTTTCCAGGTTTGCCTTCTGGATGCCGGCGTAGTGGATCCAGCTCCACTCGTGAACCGCTGCCTCAAAGCGCTCCTGAAGGTTCCTGGGCAGGGCGCGCCAGCGGTTGATGTTGATGGTGATATCCGCAAGGTCCACGGGCTGGTGGATGCAGGGCGTTTCGGGTGGGCCCATGATGATGTACTTGGCAACTTGGTGGAAACCCAGGTTGTAGTTCACCGCTGGGCCCACAAAGTCGGCCGCATCGATGACCCCGCGTTCCAAGGCGGGATACACCTCGCCACCCGGCAGGAGCACCGTGGCAGCCCCGGCGGCGGCGAAGATCTCGGCGATCATGCCCCCGGGCACCCTCAGCTTCACTCCCTTGAAGTCCTCGAAGCTCTTGATGGGTTTCTTGGAATGAATGAGGTTATAGTCGTGCTGGACCGGGCCCACAAAGAAGAGTCCCTGTTCCTCGTAGGCTTTGCGGGCCAGCTCTAGGCCACCCAGGCCGTAGTACCAGGTTTCCCACTGGTCAGGCCGGTCCAGGCCCAGGGGATAGGAGGAAAGGAAGGCGGTTACGGGCATCCTCCCTGCCCAGTAAAGGGTAAAGGGGTGCATGCCGTCCAAGACCCCGGTCTTGACGGCGTCGAACATGTCAAAGGTGCCCACCACTGCCCCGGCAGGGAAGGTTTGGATCTCTATTTGGCCGTCGGTGAGCTCTTTGACCCGCTCGGCGAACTTCTGGAACAGGCTATAGCCCACGGTTCCCGCGTCCCAGGCCGACTGGATGCGCCAGCGGAACCTGGGGGCCTGGGCGATGGCCAGAGGGCTAAACACCGAGCTCGCCGCAACACCGGTGGCCAGCTTGCGAATAAAGTTCCTCCGGTTCTCCTTCATGGTTCCCCTCCAGCGTAAAGCGATACAGGTACCTCTCGGAGCAGCGCGGTAGGTTGGTGACGGACTTATAGAAACACGAGTTGCGTTATTTGTCAAGCCTTGGCATGATTATTCAAGAAGTGAAATACCAAGGTCCCTGCTGGGATCCAGCGTGAAAGGTAACCGCTCCACGCCAAAGAGCGTGGAGCGGGAGATTTTACGGCGGAAGGAATTCACCCGGATGCTCAGGGCCACATCCGGGTGTACATCCGGGGGAAGGGAATCGCCTCGCGCACGTGGGCGAGGCCGCAGATCCAAGCCACGGTGCGCTCCAGGCCCAATCCGAAACCCGAGTGGGGCACGCTGCCAAAGCGCCTCAGGTCCAGATACCAGTGGTAGACCTCCTCCGGGAGGCCGAACTCTTGGATTTTCCTGCGTAGAAGCTCCAGGTCGTGGATTCTCTGGCTCCCCCCGATGATCTCCCCGTAGCCCTCGGGGGCCAGGAGGTCGTCGTTTAGGACCAGCTCCGGGTTCTCGGGGTCGGGTTCCATGTAAAAGGCCTTGATCCGGGCGGGGTAGCGCTCGATGAAGACCGGGCGGTCAAACTGGCGGCTGAGGGCGGCCTCGTGGGGGGCCCCGAAGTCCTCCCCGTAGGGCAGAGGCGGCACCTGAGGGTCCTTCTCCGCAAGCCGGTTCACCAGGGCCACCGCCTCCCGGTAGGTGAGCCGGGGGTAGTTGCCTTCTGCGGCGGGCTCGAGGGCTTTGGGATCCCGCTCCAGCATCTCCAGCTCCTTGGCCCTTCGCGTGAGAACCCGGCCCACCAGGTAGCTCACCAACTCCTCCTGCAGGGCCATGTTCTCCTCGTGGGTCATGAAGGCCACCTCGGGCTCGATCATCCAGAACTCCAGGAGGTGGCGGCGGGTTTTGCTCCTTTCCGCTCGGAAGGTGGGGCCGAAGGTGTAGACTTTGCCGAAGGCCAAGGCCCCGGCCTCGGCGTAGAGCTGGCCCGACTGGGAAAGGTAGGCCTTTTCCCCGTCGAAGAGGTCCACCTCGAAGAGGTCGGTGGTGCCCTCCACGGCGCTCGGGGTGAGGATGGGGGCGTCAAACCGCAGGAAACCCCGCTCGGCGAAGAAATCGTGGATGGCCCTTTCCAGTTCGTCCCGGATGCGCATCACCGCGAAGGGGCGGCGGTGGCGGAGCCACAGGTGGCGGTGGTCCATGAGGAAGTCGATGCCGTGCTCCTTGGGACCGATGGGATACTCCCCGTGGGGAAGGCTCACCACCTCGAGGTTCCGCACTGAAAGCTCAAAGCCCCCGGGGGCCCTCTCGTCCCGCCGCACCAGGCCATGGACCTTCAGGGCGGTTTCCTGGGGCAGGTGATCCGTCTGCTCAAAGACCTCCTCCGGTACCTCCCCCTTGAAGAGGGTGGCCTGCAGGAATCCCGTGCCGTCCCGGAGGATAAGGAAGTGGATCTTGCCCTTGGAGCGCCTTTGGTAGAGCCAGCCCCTGAGCTCCACCTCCTGGCCCTCGTATTTGGCGATCTCATCAATAAAGACCCGCATACCCTTCTATCCTAAGGGGCCTCGAGGCGTTTACCTGGCATTTACCTCTGTTCCCTACCCTGGGCATGGGAGGTGAAGGTATGAGCAAGCAGTGGCTGGTTGGGTTGTTGGTAGCGGCCTTAGGTGCTTGGGGTCTTGCCGAGCAAGAGCGGGGGGTTTGGGCTGAGGTCTATGCCCAGGGCCGGCTGGTGGTCCAGGGGAAATTGGATCAGGCTACCTCCTCTCAAACTAAGGCCCAGGGAGAGGTGAGGCTCCACTTGGAGGGAAGGGTTTACGCCTTTGCCCTGGCCCAGATGGGCAAGACCTTGGGGGAAACGAGGGTTTGGCTGAACGGACAGGCAACGGCTTTAGCCCAGGTGGCCACGGAGCTTCGCATGGCCCTGGAGGGCAAGAAGGAGCTGGCCGTCTTCTGGAAGGAGGGCCGGGTGGTGGGCCTGGTGGAGGTGAACCCCAATGCCCGGGTGTCCGCCGAGGGAGCAACCCAGGTGACCTTGATCCTGAACGGCCAGGAGCGAACCCTGCAGGTTCACCATGCAGGGAGCACCTTGGTGGACGTGAGCGTCAGCGTGGAGGGGCAGGTGCGGAGCCTGTTGGAGGTGGCCCGGGGAAGCCAGGCGAGGCAAGGCTCGCAGGGCCAGGGTTCCAGTGGGATAGAGGGTAGTGGCCAAGGAGGGGTGAACCTGAGGATCGGGATTGGGATCGGCGGGGGAAGGTAAGGGACGTTTCCCCGGCCCCCCTTGACCTCGAGGGGGGCCGGGCCTTGGAATAGGGGAAGGCGTGCGCATCCTGGTGGTGGAGGACGAACCGGACATCGCCGAGCCCGTAACCCTGCTTTTGTCCCGGGAAGGGTATGAGGTAGCCTGGGCCCCCAACCTGGATTCGGCGTGGGAGGAGTTTTTGGCTGCCGAACCCGCTTTGCTGGTTTTGGACGTGATGTTGCCCGAAGGGGAGGATGCGGGGTTTACCTTTGCCCGTCAGGTGCGCGAGGGAGGGTATTCCGGCTCCATCCTCTTTCTCACAGCCCGGGATTCCCTGGAGGACCGGGTAGCCGGGCTAGACCTCGGAGGGGATGACTACCTGGTCAAGCCTTTCGCCCTGGAAGAGCTTCTCGCCCGGGTTCGGGCCCTTCTCCGCCGGGGAGCCCAGCACAAGGGGGGCCGTTTCCAGCGGGGGGATCTCGTGGTGGATCTGGTGGCGCGGAAGGCGTACTGGAAGGGAGAGGAGATCGGCCTGACCCTCAAGGAGTTTGCTTTGCTAGAGACCCTGTGCCTAAACCCCGATCGCCTTTTCACCCCCGAGGAGCTGGCCGATCGCTTGTTCCCGGGCCGGGATACGGCGGTAAGAATGGTGCGGATCTACATTCACCGCCTAAGGCAAAAACTCGCCCCAGAAGTGGTGCGCACGGGGGCAGGAGGGTATGGCCTGGGGCTTCCGGAATAGGCTGCTCCTCGGGGTGGGGGTAGCGGTGGGAATCTCCGCCCTGGCCCAGCTGGGCCTGGGGTACTGGGTTTTGTTGCGCGCCGCTGAGGCAACGGTCCAAAGGGAGCTTCTGGTCTTTGCCCAAAGCCTTTATCAGGCTCTGGATTTTACCGGGCCCCTGCCCGCCCTTAAACCGGAGGGTTATAGCTTCCTCCTCCCCTTCTCCAGGGGTAGGGCGCGGGTAACGAGGGAGGGGCGAATCTACCTCAGCTATGGCGGTCCCTTTCCGGTTCCTTCCCCCTTAGGGGAGCACCGAGCGGAAAGGGGTTGGATGACCCAAGCCTGGGCCTTGCCCCAAGGGTACGCCCTGGAGGTGGCCCTTCCCGCCCCCAGTTTGGGGTATGCCCTCGGTGCGAGCCTTTTGGCCTTTCCCTTGGCCCTGGCCTTGGCCTTGGGGATCACCTTCCTGCTTCTCAAGGGTCTCCTCCGCCCTCTTGGGGAGTTGGCCCGGGCGACGGAGGCCCTTTCCCAGGAGCGCTTTCCCGAACCCGTGCCGGTTCCCACGGGGGAGGACGAGCTTGTCACCCTGGCCAGGAGTTTTAATCGCATGGTGGAGGCAGTGAGGGCTTTTTTGGAAAGGGAGCGCACCTTTACCCGGCATGCGGCCCATGAGTTACGGACGCCGGTGGCGGCTTTGCGTAGCCAACTGGAGGCCTTGGAGCGGGGTCTGGTATCGCAGGAGCAGGCCCTTCCCCGCCTGAAGGCGCAGGTTTCCCGCCTCGAGGGTCTGCTGAGGGACCTGCTGGCCTTGGCTCGGGGCGAGATGACCCGGGAGCGGGTGGGGTTGAAGGCCTTGTTGGAGGAGCTGGGGCGGGAATGGCCGGGTTTGGTTTTGAAGGTGGAGACGGAAGGGAAGGTATGGGGGCCTCCCGATCTTCTGCGCCAGGTGGTGGCGAACCTGTTGACCAATGCTTTTCGGCACGGCAGTCCCCCTGTGGAGGTGGGGTTAAGGGAGGAAGGGGAATGGCTGGTCCTTAGCGTGCGCGACCATGGTCCCGGGGTTCCGGAGGCCCGGATACCTGCGCTCGGTACCCCCTTTCACAAGGGACCCTCTTCTTCCGGTTCGGGCCTAGGCTTGGCCTTGGTGCGCCACACCGTGGAGCGGTTGGGTGGAAGGGTCCAGTGGGGAAACGCCCACCCCGGTTGGCGGGTGGTCCTATGGTTGCCCAAGGAGGTTTCATAAACCGCCGGATAGCGGTGCTGGGGCTTTTGCTCCTGGGGTGGGGGTTGGCCCTGGAACTACCCCCCTTGCCCCTTCCCCCCGTGCCCCTCCCCAAGCCTCCCGTCCTGCCCCCCCCGGTTACCCCATCCCCTTCCGACCAGGGCCTGCAGCGTTTCTACGGTCAGGTCACCCTTAGCGATGGGCAGGCGCTCTTGGTGGGTGGCGTTCCCCTCCTTGGTTCCTCCCCCTGGATGACCCTTTTGGTTCCCGGCATGGTGGTGGAAGTGGAGGGAAGTTGGGAGGGAATGGGGTTTCGCCTCCGGGAGTTGCGCATTGTGGCCCCGGCGCGCTTCTCGTATTACCGGGGCCCGGGGGCCGTGGTGGGCCAAGGGGGCTACCGGGCCCTGGAGCTTTGGACGGTGGAGGAAGGGAACAGCGTGCGGACCCTGGCCCTAAGAACTGCTCCAGAAGGAGCCGGCGTTTACCTGGTGGCGTACTGGGATGGGCAGCGCTTCTTGGCTCTGCCCCCCGGGCTCCGGCCCCCTGCCCCCGGCTTGGCTCCAGGCTGGGTGGAAGGGACCGGCGTTTATCGGGATGGGCGGGTGGTATGGGTGCGGTTTAGGCCATTCCCTTAAGGCGTTTGGCTGGGTAATAGGCTGGCAAGAGCCTCCGCCAAACCGCACGCCTCCACGGGAGCCACCACCCGTTGGGCCACCTTCTTGACCCGGGGCGAAGCGTTCCCCATGGCGATGCCCAGGCCTACTCCTTGGATGAGTTCCAGGTCGTTTTCCCCGTCCCCCACCATGGCGCATTGGGCCAGGGTCAGGCCGTAGCTTTCCGCCACAAAGCGGGCGGCCGAGAGCTTGCTCACCCCCCGCTTGGTCAGGGAGACGAAGCGCACCCCGGGCATCCTGGGGCTTTCCGCCACGTGGGCCTGGAGTTCCTGGGGCAAGGGGTCCATGAGGGCGCCCAGGGGAGCGTGAACCTCGGCCAGCACCTGGAGGCGGACCAAAGGGGTAGGAAGCCTTAGCAGGTCCGCTTCCTCGGCCACCACGCCTAGGAGTTCCTGGTGGGCCTTGAGGAGGGGGCTATCCCCCTCTATGAAGAAGCCCCCGTCGGCGGTATAGCCCTCGAGGGGAAGCCCGAGCCTGCGGGCCAGGCGGATGGCTTCCCGGGCCGCCTCCTGGGGCAGGGCTTCCACCAGGAGGGGATGGGTGGGAGGGGAGTGGGGATCACGGGAAAACGCCAGGACCACTGCCCCCGACTCGAACACGTGGAGGCCCATGGGGTCCAGCCTGCGGGCGTAGGCCAGGGCGTGCCCCCGGCCCGGCCGGCCGGTGATAAGGCTTAGGCGGATGCCTTTGGCCCTTAAGGCTTCCACCGCTGGCCACACGCACTCGGGCACCCCCTCCTTGCCCACCAGGGTGCCGTCCACGTCCACGAAGACCAGCCGCACCATCAAACTTCCCCAGCGGATACCTGGACCGCCTCCCCCCCGATCTGCACCCCGTAGGGTTGGCCCGTGGGGCTGTACTCCACCACCACCTCCACCACCCCCGGGTTGCCCAGGCGGTGGCCCTGGTAGATGGTGAGGGCTACCCGGCCTTCCCGCCTGGGCACCACCCCTGCCCGGGCCAGGAGGGCGCCCAGGGCGGCGTTGGCGGAGCCCGTCACCGGGTCTTCGGGTATGCCCAGGATGGGGGCAAAGTCCCGGGCGTAGAAGCTCCTTGGGCCCATGGGGGCGTAGGCATGGACGGTGGCCACCTCCAGCTGGTGGGAAAGTTCGGCCAGGGTCTTCATCTCTGGCTCCAGGGCATCCACCACCCCGGGGGCGATAAGGGGGACGAAGAGGCTCCAAAGCCCGGTGTAGGCGATGCCGTAAGGCAGGCCGCGGTGCAGGTAACGCTCATCCGAGCCCAGGGCCTCGAGGACCTCCTTGAGCACCTGGTAAGGGGGAAGATCCCGGAACCTCGGGGCAGGACCCCTCACCAAGGCCTTGCGGGGTTCTCCGGCCTCGTACAGGATCTCCACCGGCAGGGCCTCCGTGGGGGTGTGCAGGAAAAGCCGCTTGGTGCCCTCGGGAGCTAGGCCCAGGCGCACCAGGGTAAGGCCCAGGGCTATGGCGGCGTGGCCGGAGAACTCCACCTCTCCCGAAGGGGTGAAGAAGCGCACGGCGAACAGGGTCCCTTGCTTTTCCGTTACGAAGGCGGTTTCCGGTTCGCCCAGGCGCCGGGCTAGGCTTCGCATTTCTTCTAGGCCCATGCCCCGGGCGTCCAGCACGATGGCCACCCGGTTCCCGGCCCCCGGGGTGGAGGCAAAGGCGTCCACGATCACGTAGGGAATCCTAGCCATGGGCGATCACCCTGAGGCCGAGTTCCCGAAGCTGTTCTTCGGACACCGGGCTTGGGGCTCCGGTGAGGGGATCCCTACCCTCCTTGTTCTTGGGGAAGGCGATGACCTCGCGGATGGAGGAGCTGGCCGTCATGAGGGCCAGGAGGCGGTCCAGGCCCCAGGCGATGCCGCCGTGGGGTGGGGCCCCGTAGGCCAGGGCCTCTAGGAAGAAACCAAACTTTTCCCGCTGCTCTTCCTCCCCGATGCCCAGCACCTGGAACATCTTGGCCTGAAGAGCGGGGTCGTGGATGCGGATGGATCCGCCCCCCACCTCGGTGCCGTTCAGCACCAGGTCGTAGGCCAAGGCCCGCACCTTCCCAGGATCGGTGTCCAAGAGGGGTAGGTCCTCGGGATGGGGGCTGGTAAAGGGATGGTGCATGTAGGTGTACTGGCCCCTTTCCTCGTCCCACTCCAAAAGGGGGAAGTCCACCACCCAGAGGAACCGGAAGCCTTCCCTAGGGAGGTTTAAGACCTCCGCCAGCTTAAGCCGCACCTGCCCCAAGGCGGTGGCCGCTATCTTGGCGGGCCCGGCCACGAAGAGGAGGGTGTCCCCCGGACCGGCTTCCGTGGCCTCCAGGAGGCTTTGCCGCACGGGCTCGAGAAACCTGGCGATCCCGCCTGCGAATCCTCCCTCCTCTACCCGGGCAAAGGCCAGGCCCTTGGCCCCGTAGCGTTTGGCCAGCTCCTCTAGGTCGGCGATCTCCTTGCGGGAAAGGGCCTTGGGCACCGCCAGGGCCTTTACCCTTTCCGCTTCCCGGAAAACCTGAAAGGCGCTTTCCCGGAAGAGGTGCCCCACCTCCTTGAGCTCCAGGCCGAAGCGGGTGTCGGGTTTATCCGAGCCGAAGCGTTCCAGAGCTTCCTGGTAGGTGAGGCGGGGGAAGGGGAGGGGAAGCTCCACGCCCAGGGCTTCCCGAAACACGTGGGCCATGAGCCTTTCGTTAAGCTCCAGGATATCCTCTACTTCCACGAAGCTCATCTCCAGGTCCACCTGGGTGAAGTCGGGCTGGCGGTCGGCCCGGAGGTCCTCGTCGCGGAAGCAGCGGGCGATTTGGAAGTAGCGGTCAAAACCCGCCACCATGAGCATTTGCTTGAAGAGTTGCGGCGACTGGGGGAGGGCGTAGAAGAGGCCAGGTTGCTGGCGGTAGGGCACCAGGAAATCCCGGGCCCCTTCCGGGGTGCTTTTGGTCAGGAAGGGGGTTTCCACCTGGATGAAACCCTCCCGGTCCAGGAAGTCCCAGATGGCCTTGATGACCCGATGGCGGAGGCGCAGGTTTTCCTGCATTTTCCTCCGGCGTAGGTCCAGGTAGCGGTACCTGAGCCTGAGCTCTTCGGAAACCTCCTTTTCCTCCTCTCCCCGCCAGCCGGCGTCCACGGGGAAGGGGGGTGTTTTGGCCTCGGAGAGGACCTCGAGGGAGGTGAGGGCCACCTCCACCTTTCCGGTGGGCAGACGGGGGTTGGGCTCCGGGCGTAGGCGCACGGTGCCCCTGGCCCGCACCACCCACTCCGAGCGGACTCGCTCCGCTTCCTTATAGGCGGGGCTTTCCGGGTGGGCCACCAGCTGGACCAAACCCTCGCGGTCGCGGAGGTCCAGGAAGATGAGCCCCCCCAGGTCCCGGCGGCGGTTTATCCACCCCTCGAGGACCACCTCCTCCCCCACGTGTTCTTCCCTTAGGCTTCCGGCGAAGTGGGTGCGCCGCATAATCCCCCAAATCTTAACGGATTCTCAGGCCAGGGCGGAAAGAAGGAAGCCCAACGCTTCCGTCTGGGGTAAACGAACCTGCTCCCCCGTGGAAAGCCGCTTTAGGGTGACCTCCCCCATTCTAAGCTCGTCCTCCCCCAGAAAGCCAGCAAAGGAAGCGCCTCGTTTCAAGGCTTCCTCCACGCCTTTGCCCGGCTTCTTGGGGGTAAGGGCGTATTCCACCCGCAGGCGAGGCCTCAGCCTCTCTGCCAGGTAGAAGGCCTCGGCCACGGCGGCTTCCGTGAGGGGGATGAGGTAGAGGTCTGGGCCCCTTTCCTCGGGAAGGTCAAACCCTTCCGCCTCGAGGGCCAGGGCCACCCTCTCCACCCCGAAGGCGAAACCCACCCCGGGTACCCTCGGCCCCCCCAGGAGCTCAGATAGGCCGTCGTACCTTCCCCCACCCCCCAAGGCGCTTTGTGCCCCGATCTCCGCGTGGTGCACCTCGAAGGCGGTACGCACGTAGTAATCCAGGCCCCGCACCAGGGTGGGGTCCAGTTCGTAGGGCACGGAAAGCCTTTCTAGGTGGCGTTCTACCGCCTTCAGATGGGTTCTGGCTTCCTGCCCCAGGAAGTCCAGCATGGGCCGGATGCGGAGCTCCTTGAGGAGGGCCTGGTCTTGCTCGCTCTTAGAGTCTAGGATACGCATGGGGTTAAGTTCCAGGCGCTCCTGGGAGTCCTGGGAGAGGGCCTCCCGGTGGGGGGAGAGGACCTCCCGTAGGTAGGCGTTGTAGCGGGCCCGGTCCTCGGGGTCCCCCACGGAGGAGAGCTTGACGGTGAGGTGCCTCAAGCCGAGCTCCTTAAGGCTTTCATACAGGAGCGCCACGGCTTCCGCATCCAGGATGGGGCTTTCCGAGCCCAGGGCCTCGTAGTTCACCTGGTGGAACTGGCGGTAGCGTCCCTTCTGGGGGCGCTCCGCCCGGAACATGGGCCCCGCCATCCAGAGCCTCACGGGCTGGGGCCAGACCTTCATCCCGTGTTCCAGATAGGCCCGCACCATGGCAGCGGTGCCCTCAGGGCGCAGGGTGAGGGAGCGCCCACCCCGGTCCTGGAAGGTGAACATCTCCTTCCTGACGATGTCGGTGGAGATCCCCACCCCTTTCTCGAAGACCTGGGTTTCCTCAAACACTGGGGTGATGAGCTCCAAAGCCCCTGCTGCCTCCAGCACCCGGCGGGCGGTGGCCACGATGTGCTGGTGGAGCCTTAGCTCTTTGCCGAAAAGATCCTTGGTGCCGCGCACGGCCATACCCCTTCACTTTACCCGAGGGCGAAGGCTATACTGCAGCCATGTCCTCCAGGGGTTCCGTGCGGGGGTTTTTGGTATTCCTCTACCTCCTCCTCACCCTCGCCGCCTCCACCGGGGTGGCCCTGCAGACGTACCTTATGCAGGTACGGAACCCTGGCCTCCGGACGGATCTCTGCCAGGCTCCGGGGGAAGAGAGGGAGGTGGACCACTCCCCCTTCTGTGGCCTGCAGGTCTCTCCAGGTTTGCCCCCCATAGGGGAGGTGGTGCCTCCTACCCTGGTGCGGGTGGTGCGCGCCAGGGTTGCCCCCGTGTCCGGCTATCCGGAACCCCAGGGAGGGGCTTTTTCTTCCCGCTCCCCTCCTTTTGCCCCCGGGATCTTCGCTTGAGTTAGACGAGGGCTCCTTGGGCGAAAGGGGGGTGGAATCTTGGAAGCAGTGGTGTACACGGAGAGTTTGCAGCTTTACGCCCTGGTGCACGGGGCGCTTAGCCCAGCGGGTTGGAAGGTGTACTGGAAGGAAGGCCGTGGCCTGGCCCTGGCGGGGCTGGACCAGATGGAAAAGGGGGAGGTGCTCCTTTGGGTTACCCCTTGGGGGCTTAGGGCCTATGCCCCTTTGGGCATGATCTTTCTCACCCGTCGGGACGATCCCAGGACCTTGGCTTTGGGCCTTGGGGGACGGGTGGGCCTACGGCTCCTTCCGGGGGAAAAGGCAGTGTTGTGGGCGGTGGGAAACGGAATTCCCCCGAGGGTGGGGGCCTTGGCCCGGGCCCTGGGGTTTTCCCGGGACCGGGCCCGCTTTTTCCTGAAGGGGGTTACCAATAAGTTTGGCCTGGGGGAGGAAGGGTTAGTCCACCTAGCCCGGCATCAGGTGAAGGTAATGGGGCTTAAGGACCACCTGGAGCCTCTGCCCGGGGTGCAGGTTCAACCGGGCTTGGACGTGCCTGGGGAGCAGGATCTGCAGGCGGATGGATCCCTGGAACACACCCCGGTAGGCGAGGCCTTCCGGATGAAGGCTTACCAGCACGCCATCTAGGATGTTTTCTGGGGGTGGGGGCCGGTCCTGGCGCACCACGATGACCTCCTCGGCCCGGATGCCCACCCAGGCGGTGTCCCCGGGCCGGGCCCAGGAAGGGAGGGAAAGGCGGAGGTGGACCCCGTTGACCTCCACGCCCCCAGGTTCTATGCGGGCCGGGAATAGGTTTTCGTAGCCGAGCAGCCTGGCCACCAGGAGCT
This sequence is a window from Thermus antranikianii DSM 12462. Protein-coding genes within it:
- the hisS gene encoding histidine--tRNA ligase yields the protein MAVRGTKDLFGKELRLHQHIVATARRVLEAAGALELITPVFEETQVFEKGVGISTDIVRKEMFTFQDRGGRSLTLRPEGTAAMVRAYLEHGMKVWPQPVRLWMAGPMFRAERPQKGRYRQFHQVNYEALGSESPILDAEAVALLYESLKELGLRHLTVKLSSVGDPEDRARYNAYLREVLSPHREALSQDSQERLELNPMRILDSKSEQDQALLKELRIRPMLDFLGQEARTHLKAVERHLERLSVPYELDPTLVRGLDYYVRTAFEVHHAEIGAQSALGGGGRYDGLSELLGGPRVPGVGFAFGVERVALALEAEGFDLPEERGPDLYLIPLTEAAVAEAFYLAERLRPRLRVEYALTPKKPGKGVEEALKRGASFAGFLGEDELRMGEVTLKRLSTGEQVRLPQTEALGFLLSALA